Proteins encoded by one window of uncultured Celeribacter sp.:
- a CDS encoding DUF1799 domain-containing protein produces MGADFAPVITETATEDFQVMPINWPSVCTFLDCHTQWRAVEVSRGQEKVVTWLGLIYEAVEVVLRRLEKAHPEIDGDQVWRDLLVMEAAALDAFAGVTS; encoded by the coding sequence ATGGGCGCTGATTTCGCGCCCGTGATCACCGAGACCGCCACCGAGGATTTTCAGGTCATGCCGATCAACTGGCCTTCCGTTTGCACCTTTCTCGACTGCCATACCCAATGGCGGGCTGTCGAGGTGTCGCGTGGTCAGGAGAAGGTCGTGACATGGCTCGGCCTCATCTATGAGGCGGTCGAGGTGGTCTTGCGTCGTCTCGAAAAGGCACATCCCGAGATCGACGGCGATCAGGTCTGGCGCGATCTTCTGGTGATGGAAGCTGCGGCGCTCGATGCCTTCGCGGGGGTGACGTCATGA
- a CDS encoding phage tail tube protein: MSARRWRKLAMLHAIEATYMTDAAPTAADAIIATNITFTPIEAEEISRDLMLPYMGNQGTILAAEYGRIEFEVEIAGAGAAGDVPAYGSLLRICGLSETVTATTSVDYEIIEDGVESGSIYFNSDGVRHIFLGNQANVSMTIAPRSIPKFRFTIMGMLGTITDAAFPSVTLDGWTTPLKVSKANTQMTLHGWASVAESLSIDLGNTLTPRFLIGDEKIMITDRSTTGTAVVEARHVTDIDWFGKVRDRARGGLSLIHGTAAGNIVEITAPAVELGRPTQGQTDGIVNYSIPLSFCPVDGMDELKITVR; encoded by the coding sequence ATGTCCGCACGCCGTTGGCGCAAACTCGCGATGCTTCACGCCATCGAGGCGACCTATATGACCGATGCTGCCCCGACGGCTGCTGACGCCATCATCGCCACCAACATCACCTTCACGCCGATCGAGGCCGAAGAGATCAGTCGGGATCTGATGCTGCCTTACATGGGCAATCAGGGTACGATCCTTGCTGCCGAATATGGCCGCATTGAATTCGAGGTCGAAATTGCAGGTGCCGGTGCAGCTGGAGACGTGCCTGCTTATGGGTCTCTCCTCCGTATCTGTGGGCTGTCTGAAACCGTGACGGCCACCACCAGCGTGGACTATGAAATCATCGAAGATGGTGTGGAAAGCGGCTCGATTTACTTCAATAGTGACGGCGTCCGACACATCTTCCTCGGCAACCAGGCGAACGTCTCAATGACGATTGCGCCCCGCTCGATCCCGAAGTTCCGCTTCACGATTATGGGCATGCTCGGCACGATCACTGATGCCGCCTTTCCGTCTGTGACACTGGATGGCTGGACCACGCCGCTGAAAGTCTCGAAAGCCAACACGCAGATGACACTGCATGGCTGGGCATCTGTTGCCGAAAGCTTGTCGATCGACCTGGGAAATACGCTGACGCCGCGTTTCCTGATCGGCGATGAGAAGATCATGATCACGGATCGTTCGACAACGGGCACGGCGGTCGTCGAAGCGCGTCATGTCACGGACATCGATTGGTTCGGTAAGGTCCGAGATCGGGCCCGTGGGGGGCTGTCGTTGATCCATGGCACGGCGGCGGGCAATATCGTCGAGATCACGGCCCCGGCCGTGGAACTCGGTCGCCCGACCCAAGGCCAGACCGACGGTATTGTGAACTATTCCATCCCGCTGTCGTTCTGTCCTGTCGATGGCATGGACGAGCTGAAGATCACCGTGCGCTGA
- a CDS encoding DUF1320 domain-containing protein, translating into MTYATLTDLIERAGETEVRQIADRNRDGEPDADVIEAALKSADNTINGYVGAKYTLPFVSVPDLVNTWAISIARYVLHRNGAPDHVDTDYKDAIAALKDVARGLIALPVNEGEAAPVSQTGTVMAAHPAQVFTPAKLRGWNDAG; encoded by the coding sequence ATGACCTACGCCACCCTCACTGACCTGATCGAGCGCGCAGGCGAGACGGAAGTCCGTCAGATTGCCGACCGCAACCGCGACGGTGAGCCCGATGCCGATGTGATCGAGGCGGCGCTCAAAAGTGCGGACAACACGATCAACGGCTATGTCGGCGCGAAATACACCCTGCCGTTCGTCTCCGTTCCGGATCTGGTCAACACCTGGGCGATCTCCATTGCCCGCTATGTGCTGCATCGCAACGGAGCGCCGGATCACGTTGATACCGATTACAAGGACGCCATTGCCGCCTTGAAGGATGTAGCGCGCGGCCTGATCGCGTTGCCCGTCAATGAGGGCGAAGCCGCCCCCGTGAGCCAGACGGGCACAGTGATGGCCGCACATCCGGCGCAGGTCTTCACCCCCGCAAAGCTGAGAGGGTGGAATGATGCTGGCTGA
- a CDS encoding Gp49 family protein, whose translation MDHENKIERDIQRKGLSAPRLKPADIDAAIVSEQFHVFPGTTLTVCCLTLRNGFCVTGQSAVASAENFDREIGEEIARKNAREEIWSLEGICSANGSFPGADP comes from the coding sequence ATGGATCACGAGAACAAAATCGAGCGCGATATTCAGCGTAAGGGCCTGAGTGCACCGCGCCTGAAACCTGCGGACATCGATGCCGCCATCGTTTCCGAACAGTTTCATGTTTTTCCCGGCACTACGCTGACGGTGTGCTGCCTGACCCTGCGCAACGGATTTTGCGTGACTGGCCAAAGCGCCGTTGCCAGTGCCGAGAACTTCGATCGTGAAATCGGTGAAGAGATTGCGCGCAAGAATGCCCGTGAGGAAATCTGGTCTTTGGAAGGCATCTGCTCCGCGAACGGCTCTTTTCCGGGGGCTGATCCATGA
- a CDS encoding major capsid protein → MNQSVNQRTAAVVDPILSSHARGYRNSEFISHLLFPRVPIPNRSMRVIRFGKESFRMLNTRRAPGANKLRIQYGYASDAISLVQDAVEAIVPIEHQEEAMSVPGIDLAAGAVNMVMDIIDLGHEIEAANLARDLTNYDDNNKVTLSGADLWSDDASDPAQDVKDAKEAIRRQIGRYPNVLTLGPSSFNSLTGHAKIKEQFKYTSKDSITAEMLAAYFDVEKVIVGKAVFLDETMTDDDPAQDVWGDDAILAYVPQGTATFQVPSYGYTYSLKGYPLVNQPYWENSNDSWIYPTKTERRVYLTGAEGGFLFKNAGASD, encoded by the coding sequence ATGAACCAGTCTGTCAATCAACGTACCGCCGCTGTCGTCGATCCGATCCTGTCGAGCCATGCGCGCGGCTACCGCAACTCCGAGTTCATCTCGCACCTGCTGTTTCCGCGTGTGCCGATCCCGAACCGCTCGATGCGCGTCATTCGCTTCGGCAAGGAAAGCTTCCGCATGCTCAACACCCGCCGTGCCCCCGGCGCCAACAAGCTGCGTATCCAATACGGTTATGCCTCCGACGCGATCTCGCTCGTACAGGACGCGGTTGAAGCAATTGTGCCGATCGAACACCAGGAGGAAGCAATGTCGGTCCCCGGCATCGATCTGGCTGCCGGTGCGGTCAATATGGTGATGGACATCATCGATCTTGGGCACGAAATCGAAGCCGCCAATCTGGCGCGTGATCTGACCAATTACGATGACAACAACAAGGTCACCCTGTCCGGCGCCGATCTCTGGAGCGATGATGCGAGTGATCCCGCGCAGGATGTCAAAGATGCCAAGGAAGCGATCCGTCGCCAAATCGGTCGCTATCCGAATGTGCTGACACTTGGCCCGAGTTCGTTCAATTCGCTGACCGGTCACGCCAAGATCAAAGAGCAGTTCAAATACACGTCCAAAGACAGCATCACAGCTGAAATGTTGGCGGCGTATTTCGACGTCGAGAAGGTGATCGTCGGCAAGGCCGTGTTTCTGGACGAAACCATGACGGATGACGATCCGGCACAAGATGTCTGGGGTGATGACGCGATCCTCGCATATGTCCCGCAAGGCACCGCAACCTTCCAAGTGCCGTCCTACGGCTACACCTACAGCCTCAAGGGCTATCCTCTGGTCAATCAGCCGTATTGGGAAAACTCCAATGACAGCTGGATTTACCCGACCAAAACCGAACGCCGTGTCTATCTGACCGGGGCCGAGGGCGGCTTCCTGTTCAAGAACGCTGGCGCGTCGGATTAA
- a CDS encoding phage virion morphogenesis protein, translating to MTGISIKAELRDEIARHELQDLLGRMENMRPFYDAVGNTLVASTGDRFKAEVDPEGRPWQSLKPSTIKARTRKGQLPLTILRSNSRGKSGSSLAGSINYRASDDEVRVGSPVTYAAIHQLGGTIKRKARKGKIYRQKDDAGNVGNRFVPKNKANHVTEVDIPAYSINIPARPFLGVSRDDQEDILGMARDYFRF from the coding sequence ATGACAGGGATCAGTATCAAGGCTGAATTGCGCGATGAGATCGCACGCCATGAGCTTCAGGATCTGCTCGGGCGTATGGAGAATATGCGCCCATTTTACGATGCCGTCGGCAATACGCTTGTCGCATCGACTGGGGACCGGTTTAAGGCAGAGGTTGATCCAGAGGGGCGGCCCTGGCAGTCTCTGAAACCCTCCACGATCAAGGCCCGCACCCGAAAGGGTCAGCTGCCTTTGACCATTCTGCGCTCGAACTCGCGCGGGAAAAGCGGCTCTTCTCTGGCTGGCTCCATCAATTATCGGGCGTCAGATGATGAGGTCCGCGTCGGATCTCCGGTCACATATGCGGCCATTCATCAGCTCGGAGGCACGATCAAGCGTAAGGCCCGCAAGGGCAAAATCTACCGCCAGAAGGATGATGCCGGAAACGTCGGGAATCGGTTCGTGCCGAAGAACAAAGCGAACCATGTCACGGAGGTCGATATTCCAGCTTATTCAATCAACATCCCAGCACGGCCATTTCTCGGTGTCTCGCGCGATGACCAGGAAGATATTTTGGGCATGGCGCGAGACTATTTTCGGTTCTGA
- a CDS encoding PBECR2 nuclease fold domain-containing protein → MERITDQAVSAAEGYFTRRLSEVRKLIASAENFEAASRGFLELAASWTPNALSTLLSSAMELSALEARESVFVEMDHEMSGDDVPAFANTEVIRQEFREQIEFLTQKRPKPTRAWTDAMHGDHDRAFVVAGVTNMAMLEEFHAAVISGAETYDYKTFAGEFDRLVEKYGWSYNGGRTWRIRTIFETNIRTSYMAGRLRQMRDPETVKLLPFWEYVHGDTREPLNPRPQHLSWNGLVLWWNDPWWDKHFPPNDWFCSCGVKARSRAWLKRMGKTQPDKAPETRLVPYHHKNSGQTVDLPEGVGFGWNYMPGDLWERGLVPSALIDEAGGLEPEGRHRVQIDAPESLDDLITKARPLAAEPLTEGLSDEDYVRGFLGPFGADIGRAVLWEDATGTKMPISDELFRDRQGNWKIGKRDRATLTPLIAETLLDPDEIWIGVSAKSDPVDPDVEELHLDRRYVRVDAETGLIVVYQVGRKWWEAITGYNTTDRKGRPDLKLLDRRRGGKLLWKRK, encoded by the coding sequence GTGGAACGGATCACCGATCAGGCGGTCTCGGCGGCAGAAGGGTATTTCACCCGGCGGCTGTCTGAGGTTCGCAAGCTCATCGCCTCGGCGGAGAATTTTGAAGCGGCCTCGCGCGGATTTCTGGAACTGGCAGCCAGTTGGACGCCGAATGCGCTCTCAACGCTGCTATCATCGGCCATGGAACTGTCCGCACTCGAAGCGCGTGAAAGCGTGTTTGTCGAAATGGACCATGAGATGTCCGGCGATGATGTGCCCGCCTTTGCAAACACCGAGGTCATCCGTCAGGAATTCCGCGAACAGATCGAGTTCCTGACGCAGAAGCGCCCCAAGCCGACCCGCGCCTGGACAGATGCAATGCACGGCGATCATGATCGGGCCTTTGTCGTGGCCGGTGTCACCAACATGGCGATGCTTGAGGAATTCCATGCTGCGGTGATCTCGGGGGCCGAGACCTACGATTACAAGACATTTGCGGGGGAATTCGACCGCCTCGTCGAGAAATACGGCTGGTCCTACAATGGCGGGCGCACGTGGCGCATCCGCACGATTTTCGAGACCAACATCCGCACAAGCTACATGGCCGGGCGCCTGCGTCAGATGCGTGACCCGGAAACCGTCAAGCTTCTGCCGTTTTGGGAATATGTCCACGGAGACACACGAGAACCGCTCAATCCCCGCCCGCAGCATCTCAGTTGGAACGGGTTGGTTCTCTGGTGGAACGATCCATGGTGGGACAAGCACTTTCCTCCGAATGATTGGTTTTGCAGTTGTGGAGTGAAAGCGCGATCACGCGCCTGGCTCAAGCGCATGGGGAAAACGCAGCCGGACAAAGCCCCGGAAACCCGGCTTGTCCCATATCATCACAAGAATTCCGGCCAGACCGTAGACTTGCCAGAAGGCGTGGGGTTCGGCTGGAACTACATGCCGGGGGATCTCTGGGAGCGTGGTCTTGTGCCGTCGGCTCTGATCGATGAGGCTGGCGGTCTGGAGCCGGAGGGGCGACACCGCGTCCAGATCGACGCGCCTGAGTCTCTGGACGATCTGATTACCAAAGCCCGTCCCCTTGCCGCTGAGCCGTTGACGGAGGGTTTGTCGGACGAGGACTATGTGCGCGGCTTCCTCGGCCCCTTTGGTGCGGACATTGGCCGTGCAGTGCTCTGGGAGGATGCGACGGGAACAAAGATGCCGATCTCGGACGAGTTGTTTCGCGACCGCCAGGGCAATTGGAAGATCGGCAAGCGCGACCGTGCTACCCTGACACCTCTCATCGCAGAGACCCTTCTGGACCCGGATGAGATCTGGATCGGTGTATCGGCGAAGAGCGATCCGGTTGATCCTGACGTTGAGGAGCTGCATCTGGATCGGCGCTATGTGCGTGTCGATGCCGAAACAGGTCTGATCGTGGTGTATCAGGTGGGGCGCAAATGGTGGGAGGCCATCACAGGCTACAACACGACAGACCGCAAAGGTCGGCCCGATCTGAAGCTACTGGACCGGCGCAGGGGTGGTAAGCTGCTCTGGAAACGAAAATGA
- a CDS encoding DUF935 family protein has product MAKSKNKSKSQASAPASFADPTRKNLPAESRTLIANAHNDITIPFFTGVLQHADDTLIQQGGGKGLKIYDEIERDTHAGAMLQKRKKALVAREWMVEAGGENAVDIEAKEFVKECFEGLAFDSLCEDLLDATLKGFAIGEIVWKRDGARIKPDYIVNDDQRRFVFDVAWKPRLLTWSSMMEGIALPERKFIVHRIGVKGNNPYGLGLGSRLFWPVLFKREGITFWLHFLEKFAGPTVVGKTPYGTLSDEQNKLMQTLLNVRTASAITVPIGTDVDFLEASRGGTVHYQDFLAYWDRQISICVTGETLTTQVDAGGGSRALGDVHQDMLDILVDSDGDLLSDTLQEQLIKWVVEYNFPPGTALPKIWRVRPKNEKAEAETRSSKAKGAEDLNKAIRTVVAEAAKFEDDEVAREYIVSFEITDQLSDKAIDALVTARHAFAGGGEPDPFETSDPEDPAFSATRLKKKR; this is encoded by the coding sequence ATGGCCAAATCTAAGAATAAGTCGAAAAGCCAAGCCTCTGCACCGGCGAGCTTTGCCGACCCGACGCGCAAGAACCTGCCTGCGGAGAGCCGCACGCTGATCGCGAACGCCCATAACGATATCACCATCCCGTTCTTCACCGGGGTGCTGCAGCATGCCGACGACACGCTGATCCAGCAAGGCGGTGGCAAGGGCCTCAAGATCTATGATGAGATCGAGCGCGATACCCATGCCGGTGCCATGTTGCAGAAGCGCAAGAAGGCGCTCGTGGCGCGTGAGTGGATGGTCGAGGCCGGTGGCGAGAATGCCGTTGACATCGAGGCCAAGGAATTCGTCAAGGAGTGCTTCGAGGGTCTGGCCTTCGATAGCCTCTGTGAAGACCTCCTCGATGCGACCTTAAAGGGCTTTGCGATCGGGGAAATCGTCTGGAAACGTGATGGGGCGCGGATCAAGCCTGACTATATCGTCAATGATGATCAGCGGCGTTTTGTCTTCGACGTGGCGTGGAAGCCCCGGCTTCTGACGTGGTCCTCGATGATGGAAGGCATCGCTCTGCCGGAGCGCAAGTTCATCGTCCATCGGATCGGCGTGAAGGGCAACAACCCCTATGGCCTTGGCCTCGGCTCTCGCCTGTTCTGGCCTGTGCTGTTCAAGCGCGAGGGGATCACCTTCTGGCTGCACTTCCTTGAGAAGTTCGCAGGGCCAACCGTCGTCGGAAAAACGCCCTATGGCACGCTGTCCGATGAGCAGAACAAGCTCATGCAGACGCTCCTCAATGTGCGGACTGCTTCTGCCATCACCGTGCCGATCGGCACCGATGTCGATTTTCTCGAAGCCAGCCGGGGCGGTACGGTCCACTATCAGGACTTTCTGGCCTATTGGGATCGGCAAATCTCAATCTGCGTGACCGGGGAAACCTTAACCACGCAGGTTGATGCAGGTGGCGGTTCTCGTGCCCTGGGCGATGTGCATCAGGATATGCTCGACATTCTGGTGGACAGCGACGGCGACCTGCTGTCCGACACGTTGCAAGAGCAGCTGATCAAATGGGTTGTGGAGTACAACTTTCCGCCCGGCACGGCTTTGCCGAAAATCTGGCGCGTGCGGCCTAAAAACGAGAAGGCCGAAGCCGAAACCCGATCGAGCAAAGCCAAGGGGGCCGAGGATCTCAATAAAGCGATCCGCACGGTGGTGGCCGAGGCTGCGAAGTTCGAGGACGATGAGGTCGCCCGCGAATACATCGTTTCGTTCGAAATCACCGATCAACTCTCGGACAAAGCCATCGACGCCCTGGTAACGGCCCGTCATGCATTCGCCGGAGGGGGTGAGCCAGATCCGTTCGAGACTTCAGACCCTGAAGACCCAGCCTTTTCAGCCACACGGCTCAAAAAAAAACGCTGA
- the terL gene encoding phage terminase large subunit → MTRRPKLKAAVSKKEFRDKLAEMAGDFARHIELNVEAFPSDPEAKAERLRRVAEEDGFQFFMETYLPHYVKGDHSLFHQAIFARVPEIMTSEKGVRDLFIAPRGSSKSTHLSLGFALYLIVLQKTRYTLEVCDVYAQAALLIEAIKAELTTNVRLQNDFPEACGQGRVWREGEIVTRQNIRVEGLGALQKLRGRRHGPYRPDTMFFDDIENDEAVRSPEQRKKLEQWINRAALKVGPPDGSMNVIWVGTVLHYDAVLVRAAKSPVWRLTEFQAIMTWPDRMDLWDEFEEIYANDGEEAATDFYRAHKADMDAGAVINWPSVQPLLWLMLERAASHDAFQTEYQNKPISEGNPFGDLTYWVQRQTDWIFFGAIDPSLGKKKKGRDPSAILIGGYDRINARMDVVEASIRKRLPDIIISDTIELQREYRALLWFVEAVQFQEFFRTSLMKEAAKSGVGISGIPIIPQGDKDLRIERLQPPMKAGLIRLNSTQTTLIDQLQQWPNGDHDDGPDCLDMLWQNTLIYAGGGAAGEMQTASASVGHDRLGGYRLGGR, encoded by the coding sequence ATGACCCGGCGGCCGAAACTCAAGGCCGCTGTCAGCAAGAAGGAGTTTCGCGATAAGCTCGCTGAAATGGCGGGCGATTTCGCGCGCCACATCGAGCTGAACGTCGAGGCCTTCCCCTCCGATCCTGAAGCTAAGGCAGAGCGCCTGCGCCGTGTCGCCGAAGAGGACGGGTTCCAGTTCTTCATGGAGACCTATCTGCCCCACTATGTGAAAGGCGATCACAGCCTGTTTCACCAGGCGATCTTTGCGCGCGTGCCGGAGATCATGACATCTGAGAAGGGTGTCAGGGATTTGTTCATCGCGCCGCGCGGCTCCTCGAAATCCACGCATCTCTCGCTTGGTTTCGCGCTTTACCTGATCGTGCTGCAAAAGACCCGCTACACGCTTGAGGTCTGCGACGTCTATGCGCAGGCCGCGCTTCTGATCGAGGCGATCAAAGCCGAGCTCACAACCAACGTGCGCCTGCAGAACGATTTTCCAGAGGCCTGCGGACAAGGGCGTGTCTGGCGCGAAGGTGAGATCGTCACCCGTCAGAATATCCGCGTGGAAGGCCTCGGTGCCCTGCAGAAACTGCGTGGACGTCGCCATGGCCCATATCGCCCTGACACGATGTTCTTCGACGACATCGAGAACGATGAAGCCGTGCGCTCGCCCGAGCAGCGCAAGAAGCTCGAGCAATGGATCAACCGGGCGGCTTTGAAAGTTGGACCGCCCGATGGCTCGATGAATGTGATCTGGGTCGGGACCGTTTTGCATTACGATGCTGTGCTCGTTCGCGCGGCGAAATCACCGGTTTGGCGTCTGACCGAGTTTCAGGCCATCATGACCTGGCCGGATCGCATGGACCTCTGGGACGAGTTCGAAGAGATTTATGCCAACGATGGCGAAGAGGCCGCGACAGACTTTTATCGCGCGCACAAGGCAGACATGGACGCGGGCGCCGTGATCAACTGGCCGTCTGTTCAACCGCTGCTGTGGCTGATGCTGGAACGTGCCGCCTCGCATGATGCCTTCCAGACCGAGTACCAGAACAAGCCTATTTCCGAAGGCAACCCCTTTGGCGACCTTACATATTGGGTGCAGCGCCAAACGGACTGGATTTTTTTCGGTGCGATCGACCCCTCGCTCGGCAAGAAGAAAAAGGGCCGTGACCCGTCTGCCATTTTGATCGGGGGCTATGACCGGATCAATGCCCGGATGGACGTCGTCGAGGCTTCGATCCGCAAGCGCCTTCCAGACATCATCATTTCTGACACCATCGAGCTTCAGCGCGAATATCGCGCGCTGCTGTGGTTCGTCGAGGCTGTTCAGTTCCAGGAATTCTTCCGGACATCCCTCATGAAGGAAGCCGCCAAGTCCGGCGTGGGCATTTCCGGCATCCCGATTATCCCGCAGGGCGACAAGGATTTGCGCATTGAACGCCTTCAGCCCCCGATGAAAGCGGGGTTGATCCGTCTCAATTCGACCCAGACGACGCTGATCGATCAGCTTCAGCAATGGCCGAATGGCGATCACGACGACGGGCCGGACTGCCTCGACATGCTCTGGCAGAACACTCTGATCTACGCGGGCGGCGGGGCCGCCGGTGAAATGCAAACCGCCTCGGCCAGTGTCGGTCACGACCGGCTGGGCGGCTATCGCCTTGGGGGACGATGA
- a CDS encoding DUF1804 family protein, translated as MARDYSDIRRKARSDYVFRRFTQATIAAAHGVSEATVGRWKKAAKDEGDDWDRARSAHVIAGEGVEAVVSTIVEDFMIQAQAILDEIKHSEHTMQEKVALLVSLSDAMTKMAASAKRFAPKVSELGVAQDVMSKLLDFVRSEFPHHAQAVLEIIEPFGEHISEMYAT; from the coding sequence ATGGCGCGTGATTACTCCGATATTCGCCGCAAAGCCCGCTCTGACTACGTCTTCCGCCGGTTCACACAAGCCACGATTGCCGCTGCACACGGCGTCTCTGAGGCCACGGTGGGGCGCTGGAAAAAGGCCGCGAAGGACGAAGGCGACGACTGGGACCGCGCACGCTCTGCCCATGTGATCGCCGGTGAAGGCGTCGAGGCCGTCGTTTCGACCATCGTCGAAGATTTCATGATCCAGGCACAGGCGATCCTCGACGAGATCAAGCACAGCGAGCACACCATGCAAGAGAAGGTCGCGCTTCTGGTCTCGCTCTCGGATGCCATGACCAAGATGGCGGCCAGCGCCAAGCGCTTTGCGCCCAAGGTCTCTGAGCTTGGTGTCGCCCAGGACGTCATGTCGAAGCTTCTGGATTTCGTGCGCTCCGAGTTCCCGCATCATGCGCAAGCCGTGCTCGAAATCATCGAACCCTTCGGTGAGCATATCTCGGAGATGTATGCGACATGA
- a CDS encoding hemolysin XhlA family protein has translation MTDVPNHISERLNRSDKRLDGHEERLNQLEKDGAGMSQWRVSTTDTLKGIQGDTKWIVRLIIGALILATISFIVAGGINGA, from the coding sequence GTGACCGATGTTCCCAACCACATCTCTGAACGTCTCAATCGCTCTGATAAACGTCTCGACGGTCATGAAGAACGCTTGAACCAGCTCGAAAAAGACGGCGCTGGCATGTCTCAATGGCGTGTGAGCACCACCGATACGCTGAAAGGTATTCAGGGTGACACAAAATGGATCGTCCGGCTGATCATCGGTGCGCTGATCCTCGCGACGATCTCCTTTATTGTCGCAGGAGGTATCAATGGCGCGTGA
- a CDS encoding peptidoglycan-binding protein: MHTSEQGIDTLELEEGDVLKAYRDIAGVWTISMGLTAASGVITPKPGMTITRKQSRELTEKALARNYEPAVNAAMPGAAQHEFDAAISFHWNTGAIKKASWVTLWRQKAGRYVISEKFLLWNKAGGKRVPALANRRHRELKILFDAVYPVSNEPKSASIAKARWVIALTGAEKTTILGQFMSIGYDVGTDIARVPAHEVRRFQADHNLTVDGKIGRATVTTLQRMIDARAKAKSTAAATATSSIPAAPTAYNADEIAAAGIDPLWLFLPLGLVALWALWRAWHYRDAIAARIQSRLPKLATFLRSF, translated from the coding sequence ATGCACACGAGCGAACAAGGTATCGACACCCTCGAACTTGAGGAAGGTGACGTCCTCAAGGCATATCGGGACATTGCCGGTGTTTGGACCATCAGCATGGGGCTGACGGCCGCGTCCGGCGTCATCACTCCGAAACCGGGCATGACCATCACGCGCAAGCAGTCGCGTGAGCTGACCGAGAAAGCGCTGGCTCGGAATTACGAACCTGCCGTCAATGCGGCCATGCCCGGCGCCGCTCAACACGAGTTCGATGCAGCGATCTCCTTCCACTGGAACACCGGCGCGATCAAGAAAGCTTCGTGGGTGACGCTTTGGCGTCAGAAAGCCGGGCGCTACGTGATTTCCGAGAAATTCCTCCTCTGGAACAAGGCGGGCGGAAAACGTGTGCCAGCTTTGGCTAATCGCCGCCATCGTGAGCTGAAAATCCTGTTCGATGCGGTCTACCCCGTTTCAAACGAGCCGAAATCCGCCTCCATTGCGAAAGCTCGTTGGGTGATTGCTCTTACTGGCGCTGAGAAAACGACCATCCTTGGACAATTTATGTCCATTGGTTATGACGTCGGCACGGATATCGCGCGTGTGCCCGCCCACGAGGTGCGCCGTTTCCAAGCGGATCACAATCTGACGGTGGACGGCAAGATCGGCCGTGCGACTGTGACCACGTTGCAGCGGATGATTGATGCTCGGGCAAAAGCGAAGTCCACTGCCGCAGCAACCGCGACGTCGAGCATTCCGGCTGCTCCGACGGCCTATAATGCTGACGAAATCGCGGCAGCCGGCATCGATCCGCTCTGGCTCTTTCTGCCCCTCGGCTTGGTCGCGCTATGGGCGCTTTGGCGCGCCTGGCACTACCGCGACGCCATTGCCGCGCGCATCCAGTCCCGCCTCCCCAAACTTGCTACTTTCCTTCGGAGCTTCTGA
- a CDS encoding regulatory protein GemA: MNHNQLINIAKSKLGMDDDTYRAMLGRVTGKTSLRAMDGGQKDAVLSEMKRLGFKVQRGGKRKAAPRADVRYCHVLWRLLHEEGHARVAGAKGLNAFVRSRFEGKWGHVPIDIDTLTDSAQVNDVVEALKAWCRREGIPTELGGGNGR; the protein is encoded by the coding sequence ATGAACCACAACCAGCTGATCAATATCGCCAAGAGCAAACTCGGCATGGACGATGACACCTATCGTGCCATGCTGGGCCGCGTCACGGGAAAAACCTCGCTGCGCGCCATGGATGGCGGTCAGAAGGATGCTGTTCTCAGTGAAATGAAGCGCCTCGGCTTCAAGGTGCAACGAGGCGGAAAACGCAAAGCGGCCCCGCGCGCGGACGTGCGCTATTGCCATGTGCTGTGGCGTCTTTTGCATGAGGAAGGCCATGCACGTGTTGCTGGTGCCAAGGGTCTCAACGCCTTCGTGCGTTCCCGTTTCGAGGGCAAGTGGGGGCATGTGCCGATCGACATCGACACCCTGACCGACAGCGCCCAGGTGAACGACGTTGTGGAGGCGCTCAAGGCATGGTGCCGCCGCGAGGGCATCCCGACGGAGCTTGGGGGCGGCAATGGCCGGTAA
- a CDS encoding HU family DNA-binding protein: protein MANYSKADLIKEVAEDLGFAQVNAKQLVDAVFDKITTHADAGDKVSIAGFGKFEMRDRAARTGRNPRTGDPVDIPASRNLAFKPFKSKS from the coding sequence ATGGCAAACTACAGCAAAGCAGACCTGATCAAAGAAGTCGCCGAAGACCTCGGCTTCGCACAGGTCAACGCGAAACAGCTCGTCGACGCTGTCTTCGACAAGATCACCACCCATGCCGATGCCGGTGACAAGGTGTCGATCGCAGGCTTCGGCAAGTTCGAAATGCGCGACCGCGCTGCACGCACGGGTCGCAATCCCCGCACGGGTGATCCGGTCGATATCCCGGCCAGCCGGAACCTCGCGTTCAAACCCTTCAAATCCAAGAGCTAA